GGCCGAGGAACGCGACGACATCGAGCGCATCCAGGAACGCGGCTCGCTGCTCGGCGATTCGACGGCCGTGTCGCACCGCGCCATCGAGCGCGGGCTCAACCAGCTCGCCACGCTCGGCGGCGGCAACCACTTCATCGAGATCCAGGTCGTCGAGAGTGTGTTCGAAGTCGAAACGGCCACGGCTTTCGGCCTGCACGCGAACCAAATCGTCGTCATGCTCCACACCGGGTCGCGCGGCTTCGGCCACCAGGTGGCCGACGACTACATGAAGCTGGCCAAGCAGCGCTCGCTCGACCGCGCGCCCAACCGCGACCTCTGCTTTCTCGACGCGGGCACGGCCGAGGCCGAGCACTACGTCAGCGCCATGAACTGCGCGGCCAACTTCGGCTTCGCCAACCGTCAGCTCATGACGGCCCTCGTGCGTCACGACCTGCGGAAGCTCTACGGCGAACGGCTCACGCTGCCCATCGTCTACGACGTGCCGCACAACATCGTCAAAGCCGAGGAGCACGGGGGGCGCACGCTGTGGGTCCACCGCAAGGGCGCTACACGCGCATTCCCCAAGTCGCGCATGGCGGGCACGCGCTACGCGGCCACCGGCCAACCCGTGCTCATTCCCGGCTCGATGGGCACGGCGAGCTACGTGCTCGTCGGCACCGAGGAGTCGAAGGTCACGCTCCACAGCGTCAACCACGGCGCCGGCCGGGTCATGAGCCGCACCGAGGCCGCGGGCAAGTATGGCCATAAGGGCAAAGTGTTTCGGGAAGCCGCGATCAGCGACCACGACTTCGAGCGCGCCATGCGCGGCATCCACCTCATCTGCGAAGACAAGCGCTCGATCAAGGAGGAAGCGCCGCAGGCCTACAAGAACATCGACAAGGTCATCCGCACCGTCGCCGACGCCGGCCTCGCACGCATCGTCGCCCGCCTCCGCCCGCTGGCCGTGCTCAAAGGATAGGAAGAGGCCGCCACAGATCGCACAGATGACACAGATGGCCCCATGCGGCCTCGCCCGACGCAACAGCGTTGCCGGGCGGACGCCCCCGCGCCCGCCGCAGCCCGCACGGGCGACAGAAGCGTCCATGGAGAATGGAGCGTCTCTGGAAGGAGAACCCGGCGTGACTGGAAGACACCTCGCCGCCGTTGCCCTCGCTCTCACCTGCTCCCTCGTCTGTGGAGCCGCCCTTGCCGCCGAAGGCGAGCTGCCGACCGGCACAATCGAGGTCGAGGTCGTCTACAAGGACACCGGCTAGCCTGCAGGCGCGGTGTTCGTCAAGGTCGTGCCGGCAGACACGCCGCACTACGATGGCCGATGGTGTGTGTGGGAAGAGAATGAGCGGGTCGCAAGAGATGGAATGCAGGTCCGAGTTCGGCGCCGCACAGGTCGTTGAGACGCCGACACTGAAAGATCCCGTGCACCTGGAGGTCTGGAAACCAGGCGCAAGAACGGCGCCGGCTGTTCCGGTACAGCGTACCGTCGTTCCTCGTGCTGGCCGTGTGTGTTCCGCTCATTGTCTGGCGGATGCACACGCACCGACGCATTGAACGGGATAGTGCCAAAGCGGATGGACCAGGCTGATATCCCGCCGATTCTCAAGTCCCGTCCAAAGAGGCTGCCCGCGGCCCCTACTCGTGGATGAGGAAGGTGATCTTCAGGTCGACGCGGTATTCCTTGATCTGGCCATTCTCGACAAGGACTTGCTGGTTCTTGACCCAGGCGCCTTTGATGTCCTCGACAGTCTTGACGGCTCGCGCCAGTCCGACGCGGATGGCGTCGTCGAAGCCCTTCGGCGACCCCGCCGTGATCTCGATGATCTTGGCAACAGACATACTGCACCTCGCTCGTGGGTGAAACGACAACGTTCCCGCGAGACCGGGGATTCACAACCGCCGCAGGCGCCGCGGTCGCCGCCCCTCCCGCTCACACAATCATAGCTCAAGAACACCAGAACGTCGCCATTTGTGCCCGGCTTCTTGCCCGGCTTCTTGCCCGACTTCTTGCCCGGCTTCGTTGCGCGTCCGGGCGCCGATGTCAGTCTGTGTCGTCCTCGGTCGTTGCTGGGTCGCTCGGCTGCGCCGGCGTGGTCATGGGCGGCGGGATCACGGGATCTTTGAGCCATGCGGCAATGAGCTCGCCGGCACGTGGGTCGACACGGCACGTCGTCGGGCTGATGAGGTGGTGTTCCGCGGGATCGATTCGCTCGATGCGGATGTGACCCGTGGCCAAGAGGGCTTGGCTCGCCTTGGAGAGGTCCTGAGGGATCACCAAGCGGTCGAGGCTGCCCTGGATGATGAACATGGGCAGCTTGAGCCGCGCGATCCGCTCGCGGTTCTCGCCATAGAAGGGGATCGCGTGCGTCCAATACCGCTGGAGGAACCCGTTGAGGCTGAATCCTTCCTCCCATTTGCCCGCCTTGAGCAACTCGAACGCAATGGCATAATCCTTCCGGTATTGCTCCAGCTCCTTCATCCTGCC
The sequence above is a segment of the Verrucomicrobiota bacterium genome. Coding sequences within it:
- a CDS encoding RtcB family protein; translation: AEERDDIERIQERGSLLGDSTAVSHRAIERGLNQLATLGGGNHFIEIQVVESVFEVETATAFGLHANQIVVMLHTGSRGFGHQVADDYMKLAKQRSLDRAPNRDLCFLDAGTAEAEHYVSAMNCAANFGFANRQLMTALVRHDLRKLYGERLTLPIVYDVPHNIVKAEEHGGRTLWVHRKGATRAFPKSRMAGTRYAATGQPVLIPGSMGTASYVLVGTEESKVTLHSVNHGAGRVMSRTEAAGKYGHKGKVFREAAISDHDFERAMRGIHLICEDKRSIKEEAPQAYKNIDKVIRTVADAGLARIVARLRPLAVLKG
- a CDS encoding dodecin domain-containing protein, which codes for MSVAKIIEITAGSPKGFDDAIRVGLARAVKTVEDIKGAWVKNQQVLVENGQIKEYRVDLKITFLIHE